GTTTTTCGAAATCGCGACGAAACATATTCATAAGAGATACAATGAGGAGGAAATGGACCACATGTTTGCGCTCTTCGACCCGAATGACACAGGttagtctttttttttttttattccctacTGATGTTTGCAGGTGGTGCCGCCCTGCCGTTTGCACACACTGTAAAGAAAATGGAACCACTTCCACCACTGCAGGAAAAATAACGCTAACTTCTTTGCGAAAAGTTTGTGCCGAAATAGGTGAGGAAAGATGAGCGTCTCACGTGGTGATATTGTTTGGCCAACCGCGTATTAACGTGCGGACGGGGCTGCTCCTCACAGGTTGGTTGCCCACTCTGCGCGTGGCACACCTGTTATTTtaacacacatgtgcacggCCACGTACTcggcttcccctttttccaccAAGGGGAACACATCGACGACGCGGAACTGAACCACATGATCGAGTTTGCCGACAGAAACAACGACAAGGTTATCGACAAGGAGGAATTCAAGAGAGTGCTTCTAAGCGCGTGGAAAAACGACCCGCTAAGTGACGTAGACTCGGATTAGCATCCCCCCACAGGAGTGCACGCTGATTGTGAAGCTAGCCAAGCGTCGCAgcggcgggaaaaaaaaaaaaaaaaaaaaaatattttagctTAATTTAATTTAGCTTAATTCAGTTTAgcttaatttaatttaagtTAACTTAATTTGCGTGCTCGTCGCAATGCTCCACGGTTGGTAATATGCTAAGATTTAATTTCGCCTTTCTTTGTTCTGTTTTGTTTCACTCCTTTTAACATTTAAagattaaataaaaagaaaaaaaaaaaaaaacgccgcacaaatgggaagcaaaaatggctACATGATGGACGGCATAATTCAAAATGTCACAAGGGGGGCACATAAACgaaacgttaaaaaaaaaaaaaaatcgaatcGAATCGAATCGAATGgaatggaaaagaaaagaatagaATGGAATGGAAAAGAATAGAATGGAATGGAAAAGAATAGAATGGAATGGAATAGAATCGAATGGCATCGCATCGCATCACATCGCATCAAACCGCGTAGGAAAGAGTTAATTATCATTTATGGTACACTTTACACAGCAGACACAGtgagctttaaaaaaaaaaaactagcaTACGAATGAAGGGGCCAAAATCAGGGAAAGACGAGGACAACACTTCGGGGGCACGCACAAACAGAAACATGAGAAGCGTGCATGGGCAGCACACGCGCGCAGGGCAGAGGCACTGCTGTTCATACAAATGTGGCTaaacagggggggagggggaaccACTCCCGTTCCGCAGAGCAGTCACCCGCAGAGCAGTCACTTTACAGCGCTTTCATCCACCGCTCGTCACCGCCGCTCCGCCCCTCACTGGTCCAGGTAGTAGCTAAACCTGGAGCTGTTCTCGATGTTGAAGACTATGCTGTCGACGGCGAAGGACTGGTAGTACTTCTCCTTCAGTATGGAGGTGTAGAAGTGGATGCTGGCGCCGCTGTCCTGGCCGTAGGAGTCGTTGTTCGACACGAAGATGATGGTGTGGGACGTGGTGAGGAAGATGTAGCCGTCCTCCGTTATGTGCAGGTCTTCCTCCTTGGGCTGCTGGAACTTGGCGAGCAGCTTCGACTGCGGGTACTTGCGCACGAAGTTATCGatgacgtttttttttgcaaaaaagtaGTTCACCGAGGTAGTTATGGGACCAACCCGCTGGTTCGGATCATCCAAGTTGAGCCATTCCTCAAATATCCACTTCTCATTCTGCTTGGTcaatttgtaaatatttgtcTTATTGTTCGTCACGTAGATGTAGTTCATTCTGTTACCGCTGCTCTCCTCGAACGTTATAAAGGACAGGTGCTGGAAGTACTCATTCGACTCGTTCTTCTTCCTATATACATTGTAGCACTGGTAGGACTGCTCTGCCTTCTTAATAACGCACCTGTTGACGTAATTCTGCGCATCGTCGTTTCCCGTAATGTACACGATGACGTTGTTTTCTGTGCTGTTGTAGGTGTCCATGCATAATCCGAAGGGCTTTGGCAAGTTAATGGTCAGATTCGTTTTTTCTACATGCACATAGACGGTGTTGTTCAGGGGGTAGGTCAACACGTGGACGTCCATATGGGACTTATAATCAAAAGCAATAAAATCTTTGAGCCCATCGAAAAGGAAGTTGCCACTGTAGTGCTCATTGTACTCATCCGCTTTGTTAAGAACACTCACGTAGTTATTCACAGCATCGTAGTAGCACATGTCCTTAAATAGCCTTTCCTTTCCCGAGCAGCTACTTGCAGAAGTAACATGGGGAGCTAAAGCGTACTGATTGGTGACACTAACAAAGGGCATCATCTTCCCCTCTTTACCCGAACCCACCGTTTTTACATTCCTCAAATCGATCACTCCTTTGTTAACAGTACAGTTGTAACTGTTGGTCCATAAGAGGGTTAGCTTATACTTggcgtcctcctcctttcttttcttttctgccTTCTCCGCCTCACTATCTGTGGTGGCATTGCTCGTGGTGGCACTGTCCAAATTTAGAAACTTGGCCTTATTGTTGTTAAGCTCCTTTGTAAGGGACCCCCTTTCGTATTCCTCCCCCTCAGTTACGAGATGCGCATCGTAGATGGTGAAATAGAGGGAATTTAAATCTTTGCTGTACAGGTCCAGCACTGTATAGACGTCAACCGAATCATCCTTCTTCACACTCATGAGGAAAAGCTTCCCTTCTGATGAGGGCTTATCATTCGCCACATGCTTTACATTCACAATGAGGTAGTCTCTCGTGCTGTTGGGATCTTCCTGGTCAGGCATCACATTGACACTCAGACCGATTATCTTATCTCCACTCGAAAAGGTATGCAACTTCTTCGCTTGCACAGAGTTATTGCTCCTGTTTAGGGTCAATCTGAAGACGCTCTCCGCGTTTTCCGTGATGAACAAGCGGTCATCCACCACAGTCAACCCGTTGAGCACTCTCAGCTGTTTCCCATTAACCGTCTCAATCACGTTGATCACTTCTACGTAATCGTTCTCCTCATTATACTTCACGTgcagaataaaataattctgcTTAATGGCagaaatgatgaagaagtgATTCTCCTTTGAGTCCGCAACGACACCTGTGAAGAACATCTCCTTGTTGTTCATTATATTGGCATGTTTCTGCGAAATTACATTCAGCACGgatatctttttctttttcaaatctATTTTGTACAGGTCTACATCTGTGATCATCAGGATGAACCCATTATTAGCCGCTATACCCACTATGTAGAATTTGTCTGGGAAATTTAACGCCATCagatttacattatttttatatagaTGTAGCGAGCTTTTAAATTCATGCTTGACGAAATAGAttggcttcttcttcctccctgcGTTGTAATCGACAGCACTATGGGGGATGCAATTCACTGGGAAGTTTATCACCTTGTTTACTTCCAACCCGAATGTCTTTTCGTTTGGGACCACTCTTGCGTTTACCAAACTGTTCAGCTGATTTGTCAGCACCAAATCTCCTGTGTGCTTGATGCTGTACTGGTTGGTGCTCCTCGCCAGGGGCGCCGCCAGCCCCAGCAGGAGTAAAAGCAGCAGCACCGCCATGTTTCACAGGGGGGGCAACCTTTAAGAAGCACTCTCCGCTGCAGCGGTAGCTATAAGTTAGAAGCAGCACCTCACGCGGTGGAAAATGCGTATGTGCGATGCCCTCTAGGAGACGCCTTCAAATGGACGCTCACGCTGACACtagaaggggaagcaccaactggggggggagctgcGACGCGGTGAAGGCGGTAAAAATTGGGGCAAATTCACCCGGGAGCCACAACAGGGCGAACATGCGCGCATCGATCCGCGGCGAGTCGCCCAGCTAGGGGAAAAGACTACCACGGAGAGGTATAGTATAGTATAGCATATAATGCAGCCCCAACGCGCGGAAACCCCTCTAACGCAAAATCAAAGTTAAAAGGAAGGGCGCGCCtacgttaaaaaaagaaaaaaaaattcgggCCCTCTTCAAACGCTGATGTATAGGGGGAGGAGTCTCTCTCTCACCTTGGGTGGGACCCTCtctacatataaaaaaaaaaaaaaaaaaaaaacacaaaagaaattttttcttttcatgtACAAGTTTTATACGCACgtagggaagaaaaaaaaaaaaaaacggaaggCCTTCCTTCGCTCTGTTCGACGGAGAGCCGTGCGCCcataaatgacaaaaaaaaaggaaaaaaataaaaacgtagAAATGGGCAAATATAAACgtatattatgtacatataaatatgcgtACTTCGTACGCGCGGCGCAATTTTAACACTTTTGATCTCAATCAGCCCGCTTGTACACGCGACTGG
The DNA window shown above is from Plasmodium vivax chromosome 9, whole genome shotgun sequence and carries:
- a CDS encoding caltractin, putative (encoded by transcript PVX_090955A): MMLENAKEMAINEDVEKEIYECFSLFDTNKCGYIDIREFYFALKSLGLNFKKEEVKNLFLQVKKNIDDKLNFDEFFEIATKHIHKRYNEEEMDHMFALFDPNDTGKITLTSLRKVCAEIGEHIDDAELNHMIEFADRNNDKVIDKEEFKRVLLSAWKNDPLSDVDSD
- a CDS encoding hypothetical protein, conserved (encoded by transcript PVX_090960A) encodes the protein MAVLLLLLLLGLAAPLARSTNQYSIKHTGDLVLTNQLNSLVNARVVPNEKTFGLEVNKVINFPVNCIPHSAVDYNAGRKKKPIYFVKHEFKSSLHLYKNNVNLMALNFPDKFYIVGIAANNGFILMITDVDLYKIDLKKKKISVLNVISQKHANIMNNKEMFFTGVVADSKENHFFIISAIKQNYFILHVKYNEENDYVEVINVIETVNGKQLRVLNGLTVVDDRLFITENAESVFRLTLNRSNNSVQAKKLHTFSSGDKIIGLSVNVMPDQEDPNSTRDYLIVNVKHVANDKPSSEGKLFLMSVKKDDSVDVYTVLDLYSKDLNSLYFTIYDAHLVTEGEEYERGSLTKELNNNKAKFLNLDSATTSNATTDSEAEKAEKKRKEEDAKYKLTLLWTNSYNCTVNKGVIDLRNVKTVGSGKEGKMMPFVSVTNQYALAPHVTSASSCSGKERLFKDMCYYDAVNNYVSVLNKADEYNEHYSGNFLFDGLKDFIAFDYKSHMDVHVLTYPLNNTVYVHVEKTNLTINLPKPFGLCMDTYNSTENNVIVYITGNDDAQNYVNRCVIKKAEQSYQCYNVYRKKNESNEYFQHLSFITFEESSGNRMNYIYVTNNKTNIYKLTKQNEKWIFEEWLNLDDPNQRVGPITTSVNYFFAKKNVIDNFVRKYPQSKLLAKFQQPKEEDLHITEDGYIFLTTSHTIIFVSNNDSYGQDSGASIHFYTSILKEKYYQSFAVDSIVFNIENSSRFSYYLDQ